The Clostridium chauvoei genome has a window encoding:
- a CDS encoding DUF4825 domain-containing protein, with amino-acid sequence MRISNFKRLVILAVFMVLLGMVGCGKYIEQKEAINESKVNLTKVLKYKGSYVGDNSAIVNIINNLPANIYKEGVELQTTSKSYEITIQYKYFEDLDIRFEDGSFISSSLSQIMKNNALILLSLVKNVDIVNFNIDDGTIITYEGTDLINDNKDAFGNDLKEITKDKSSLENFIKTNKN; translated from the coding sequence GTGAGAATTAGTAACTTTAAGAGGTTGGTGATATTGGCAGTTTTTATGGTGTTATTAGGAATGGTTGGATGTGGTAAATATATAGAACAAAAAGAGGCTATTAATGAATCAAAAGTAAATTTGACTAAAGTCCTTAAATATAAGGGTTCTTATGTTGGAGATAACTCTGCTATAGTAAATATAATTAATAATCTACCAGCCAATATATATAAAGAGGGTGTAGAACTACAAACCACATCAAAGTCTTATGAGATAACTATTCAATATAAATATTTTGAAGATCTTGATATTAGATTTGAAGATGGCTCATTTATATCATCATCTTTGTCGCAAATAATGAAAAACAATGCTTTGATACTATTATCACTTGTTAAGAACGTTGATATAGTGAATTTTAATATAGATGATGGAACTATTATTACTTATGAAGGAACTGATTTAATAAATGATAATAAAGATGCTTTTGGAAATGACTTAAAAGAAATAACAAAAGATAAATCGTCATTGGAGAACTTTATTAAAACTAATAAAAACTAA
- a CDS encoding IS256 family transposase, whose translation MDTNFDYNEEIKRCKTIDDVMGKNGLIQRLVKDVLENILEGEMEEHLGRNKYERVEAVDQTKKNYRNGYSRKNLRSSFGDVDLDVPRDRNAEFEPQIIKKYETVCTELDKKIISLYAKGMSTSDIQAEIEDLYGITISPSMVSKITDKVLASAAEWQNRVLDKIYPIVYLDAMYFKVRSNGKIVNKAVYICLGYTMEGYKDILGIWVDEAEGAKFWLGICNDLKNRGVKEILIACMDGLKGIPQAIKTVFPSVNIQTCIVHQIRNSIKYIASKDKKAFMKDLKEVYKATTEELALAQLDNLKEIWGDKYGIVIDSWYNNWSNLSTFFDFSPTIRKMIYTTNILEGFNRQIRKFTKVRVIFPTDESLNKCVYLATMEILEKWTQPIHNWGATLAELSIIFEDQLKDELA comes from the coding sequence ATTGATACCAACTTTGATTACAATGAGGAAATTAAAAGATGCAAAACAATCGATGATGTAATGGGTAAAAACGGATTAATACAAAGATTAGTTAAAGATGTTCTTGAAAATATATTAGAAGGTGAAATGGAAGAACATCTAGGAAGAAATAAATATGAACGTGTAGAAGCAGTTGATCAAACTAAGAAGAACTACAGGAATGGTTATAGTCGCAAGAATTTAAGAAGTTCCTTCGGTGACGTCGACCTAGACGTACCCCGTGATAGAAATGCTGAATTTGAGCCACAAATTATAAAAAAATATGAAACCGTGTGTACTGAGTTAGATAAAAAGATTATATCTTTATATGCTAAAGGTATGTCAACATCTGATATTCAGGCTGAAATTGAAGACTTATATGGAATAACTATATCACCATCGATGGTATCTAAAATAACTGATAAAGTGCTTGCTAGCGCCGCCGAATGGCAAAATAGAGTATTAGATAAAATATATCCAATAGTTTATTTAGATGCTATGTACTTTAAAGTTAGAAGTAATGGAAAGATAGTTAACAAGGCTGTCTATATATGCTTAGGATACACTATGGAAGGATATAAAGATATTTTAGGTATATGGGTTGATGAAGCTGAAGGTGCTAAATTCTGGTTAGGAATTTGCAATGATTTAAAAAATAGAGGTGTAAAAGAAATTTTAATTGCTTGTATGGATGGATTAAAAGGTATTCCACAAGCTATAAAAACAGTATTTCCATCAGTAAATATTCAAACATGTATTGTTCATCAAATAAGAAATTCAATAAAATACATAGCTTCAAAAGATAAAAAAGCATTTATGAAAGATTTGAAGGAGGTTTATAAGGCTACAACAGAGGAACTTGCGTTAGCACAGCTAGATAATTTAAAGGAGATATGGGGAGATAAATATGGAATAGTAATAGATTCCTGGTATAACAATTGGAGTAACCTTTCAACATTTTTTGACTTCTCTCCAACTATAAGAAAGATGATTTATACTACAAATATCTTAGAAGGTTTTAATCGTCAAATACGTAAATTCACTAAAGTTAGAGTCATATTCCCAACTGATGAATCTTTAAATAAGTGTGTTTACTTAGCAACAATGGAGATACTAGAAAAATGGACTCAACCTATACATAATTGGGGTGCTACGCTAGCGGAGCTATCAATAATATTTGAAGATCAATTAAAAGATGAATTAGCTTAA
- a CDS encoding endonuclease/exonuclease/phosphatase family protein — MKNNFMTFNLKYDFTDDKENRWEDRAKRIVTVIKENNPICFGTQEGLIHMLKDINELLEEYSWFGEGREGNEEGEFNAIFYKREALELIENGQFWLSETPNIKGSISWKSGCKRICTWGVFKEKQYGNIFRIYNTHLDNASDLAREEGIKVILDFAKEKYDKDKLPFIITGDFNSYMEENLFKIIRSYNNENFNIKNSYNEVSHNIKGTFHDFKGGYSGGIIDYILFSKEISCNKINIDDRLINGGYPSDHYAVTANLNIEN; from the coding sequence ATGAAAAATAATTTTATGACATTTAATTTAAAGTATGATTTTACAGATGATAAGGAAAATAGATGGGAAGACAGAGCAAAAAGAATTGTAACAGTAATTAAAGAAAATAACCCTATATGTTTTGGAACTCAAGAAGGACTTATACACATGCTTAAAGATATTAATGAGTTATTAGAAGAATATTCTTGGTTTGGAGAAGGTAGAGAAGGTAATGAAGAGGGAGAGTTTAATGCAATATTTTATAAGCGTGAAGCATTAGAGCTTATAGAAAACGGTCAATTTTGGTTATCTGAAACTCCTAATATAAAAGGAAGTATAAGTTGGAAGAGTGGCTGCAAAAGAATTTGTACTTGGGGAGTTTTTAAAGAAAAGCAATATGGAAATATTTTTAGAATATATAACACTCATCTAGATAATGCTAGTGACTTAGCAAGGGAAGAAGGAATTAAGGTTATATTAGACTTTGCTAAGGAAAAGTATGATAAAGACAAGCTTCCTTTTATTATAACAGGAGATTTTAATAGTTATATGGAAGAGAATTTATTCAAGATAATAAGAAGTTATAATAATGAAAATTTTAATATTAAAAACTCTTATAATGAAGTTAGTCATAATATAAAGGGTACTTTTCATGATTTCAAAGGTGGTTATTCAGGAGGTATAATAGATTATATTTTATTCTCTAAAGAAATTAGTTGTAATAAAATAAATATAGATGACAGACTTATAAATGGTGGATATCCTTCAGATCATTATGCAGTTACTGCTAATTTAAATATAGAAAATTAA
- a CDS encoding bifunctional aspartate transaminase/aspartate 4-decarboxylase has translation MDYGVSKKGFEADAFIYELADGIIGDNYPFPDRMLTHIEKIVHDYLVQEMCYNNPPSGKFNIFAVEGATAAMCYIFDTLNSNNLLKSKDKIALMVPIFTPYLEIPHLPRYDLDVVYILANEYSDDGTHTWQYPKRELEKLKDSSIKALFIVNPSNPPSVAINKEGRENLVSIIKNYNKDLMIISDDVYGTFVNGFRSLIADLPYNTIGVYSLSKYFGVTGCFKSYRWTFYSSTSTNGIFCAFSLLDKENIYKNLTIDICHKRRKLLFNGLGLPFKDNPNDAAYYTEFDLLEWATNYYGDAFCNYLQINYKLVDILYRLAEESSIVLLSGGGFQGPEWSIRISLANLNDEAYSTIGEVLHKILNEFVIDWKNSL, from the coding sequence ATTGATTATGGAGTTAGTAAAAAAGGATTTGAAGCAGATGCCTTTATTTATGAACTAGCTGATGGTATTATTGGTGATAACTATCCATTTCCCGATAGAATGCTTACACATATAGAAAAGATAGTTCACGATTATTTAGTTCAAGAAATGTGTTATAATAATCCACCTTCTGGAAAATTTAATATATTTGCTGTTGAAGGTGCCACTGCTGCTATGTGCTATATTTTTGACACTTTAAACTCTAATAATCTTTTAAAAAGTAAAGATAAAATAGCTTTAATGGTTCCTATTTTCACACCATATCTTGAAATACCCCATCTTCCAAGATATGATTTAGATGTAGTTTATATTTTAGCAAATGAATATTCAGACGATGGAACTCATACTTGGCAGTATCCAAAAAGAGAATTAGAAAAATTAAAAGATTCTTCTATTAAAGCCTTATTTATAGTAAACCCTAGTAACCCACCTTCTGTAGCTATAAATAAAGAAGGTAGAGAAAATCTAGTTTCTATAATAAAAAATTACAATAAAGACTTAATGATTATATCTGATGATGTTTATGGTACCTTTGTTAATGGATTTAGATCCCTTATAGCTGATTTACCTTATAATACTATTGGAGTTTATTCACTTTCAAAATACTTTGGAGTTACTGGTTGCTTTAAATCATACCGCTGGACTTTCTACTCCTCAACAAGTACAAATGGCATTTTTTGTGCCTTCTCTTTATTAGATAAAGAAAATATATATAAGAATTTAACTATAGATATATGTCATAAACGTAGAAAACTTTTATTTAATGGGTTGGGTTTACCTTTTAAAGATAATCCTAATGATGCTGCTTACTACACTGAATTTGATTTATTAGAATGGGCAACCAATTATTATGGTGATGCCTTCTGTAATTATCTTCAAATCAACTATAAACTTGTTGATATTTTATATAGGTTAGCTGAAGAATCTTCAATAGTTCTATTAAGTGGTGGAGGTTTCCAAGGCCCTGAATGGTCCATTAGAATATCTCTTGCTAATCTTAATGATGAAGCCTATTCAACTATAGGAGAAGTTCTACATAAGATTCTCAATGAATTTGTTATAGATTGGAAAAATTCTTTATAA
- the cas2 gene encoding CRISPR-associated endonuclease Cas2 — MKKQINYNYVFIFYDIKEERVNKVFKVCKKYLSHFQKSVFRGGITPSKLILLKKDLNKVIEKEEDFICIIKLLNGDVFGEEIIGVQGQTTGESLII, encoded by the coding sequence TTGAAAAAACAAATTAATTATAATTACGTATTTATATTTTATGATATAAAGGAAGAACGTGTAAATAAAGTATTTAAAGTATGTAAAAAATATTTATCACATTTTCAAAAATCAGTATTCAGAGGAGGAATAACTCCTTCAAAATTAATTTTATTGAAAAAAGATTTAAATAAAGTTATAGAAAAAGAAGAAGATTTTATATGTATTATTAAACTTTTAAATGGGGATGTTTTTGGAGAGGAAATAATAGGAGTTCAAGGGCAAACAACAGGAGAAAGTTTAATAATATAA
- a CDS encoding S66 family peptidase, with protein sequence MKILLNSGDTVGIIACSNGIDKNMEEKLKALEEKLKKLNLNILYAKTLYKKFSVFNGSSKERADELMKLFLNPNVKAIFDISGGDLANGVLSYLDFDKIKANPKAFFGYSDLSVLLNGIYTKTSMKTYHYQLRNLVSEYGSKQLLDFKNSLFKGNKDLFNFHYNFIQQNSMEGVLVGGNIRCLLKLAGTSYMPNFSDKILFLESLSGDVAKMTTFLTQYNQLGIFKEIKGLLLGSFTEMENKNYSPSIIELVKNIVNDPNLPIAKTNEIGHSPNSKALIIGDFIKL encoded by the coding sequence ATGAAAATATTATTAAACTCAGGTGATACAGTAGGTATAATAGCCTGCTCTAATGGAATAGACAAAAACATGGAGGAAAAACTTAAAGCTTTAGAAGAGAAATTAAAAAAACTTAACTTAAATATCCTATATGCTAAAACTTTATATAAAAAATTCTCAGTTTTTAATGGCTCTTCAAAAGAAAGAGCTGATGAACTAATGAAATTATTTTTAAACCCTAATGTAAAAGCTATTTTTGATATATCTGGTGGGGATTTAGCTAATGGTGTTTTAAGCTATTTAGACTTTGATAAAATAAAAGCTAACCCTAAAGCCTTTTTTGGTTATAGCGATTTATCAGTATTATTAAATGGAATTTATACAAAAACATCTATGAAAACATATCATTATCAATTAAGAAATTTAGTTTCTGAATATGGCTCAAAACAACTTTTAGATTTTAAAAATTCTTTATTTAAAGGAAATAAAGATTTATTTAATTTTCATTATAATTTTATACAACAAAATTCTATGGAAGGTGTATTAGTAGGTGGTAATATTAGATGTCTACTAAAGCTTGCTGGAACTAGCTATATGCCAAACTTTAGTGATAAAATTCTATTTCTTGAAAGCTTAAGTGGTGATGTTGCTAAAATGACTACTTTTTTAACTCAATATAACCAACTTGGAATTTTTAAAGAAATTAAAGGCTTACTTCTTGGTAGCTTTACTGAAATGGAAAATAAAAACTACTCTCCTTCTATTATAGAGTTAGTTAAAAATATAGTTAATGACCCAAATCTCCCTATTGCTAAAACTAATGAAATAGGTCATAGCCCTAATTCTAAAGCTTTAATAATAGGTGATTTTATAAAATTATAA
- a CDS encoding DUF4091 domain-containing protein, with amino-acid sequence MKFQNTVEDLIVKDVYLGASIGSTDFHYLQKNYNEIKLLNKTTWHDTAWIGDELNSKIVTWTKNSPVSNVTIASSDFVNKNGDIINSNNVEISWLKETLANIGRGNSSAPVELFPDIIHKSGSLNIEANKVSSAWVNISIPRDINTGIYNGTITVNAEGLEAPYVFDYSFEVLNLIQPLPKETNTQIEIWQHPYAVARYYDIPKEELFTERHFNYLRESLEEYRDMGGKGVIAHIVEEAWNHQSYDSDPSMVKWTKKSNGNFKFDYTDFDRWIQFNIDLGVINPKDGVGQIKCYSIVPWNNRIEYYNEVTGSKESISPTPGTSEWRIPWTEFLRDFMKHLEEKGWFKITYISMDERNMNDLRASVELIESIKNTNGESFKISSAMNYQSGSDYSFLDRIDDISIGLSHINHDLEDMRNMAKHRQERGLLTTIYTCTGDYPSSFTISDSSESAWTMWYSLSQNTDGFMRWSWDGWVENPLENVSYKYWEPGDPWFIYPAEKNSDSKTFYSTPRYERLKEGIRDINKAKYLMENSLELKRQVETLVQSLRRPNKGNNSYGSAVAATEMDRELTNNEVKRIRDGVNKLAKQYIKSK; translated from the coding sequence ATGAAATTTCAAAATACAGTTGAAGATTTAATAGTCAAAGATGTATATTTAGGAGCATCTATTGGTTCTACAGATTTTCATTATCTTCAAAAAAACTATAATGAAATAAAATTATTAAATAAAACAACATGGCATGATACTGCATGGATTGGAGATGAACTTAACTCTAAAATAGTAACATGGACAAAAAATTCTCCAGTTAGTAATGTAACTATAGCTTCAAGTGATTTTGTTAATAAAAATGGAGATATTATAAATTCTAACAATGTAGAGATTTCATGGCTTAAGGAAACTTTAGCAAACATAGGTCGTGGAAATTCATCAGCACCAGTTGAATTATTCCCAGATATAATTCATAAATCAGGATCTTTAAATATAGAAGCAAATAAAGTTTCATCAGCATGGGTTAATATATCAATTCCAAGAGATATAAATACTGGTATATATAATGGAACAATTACAGTCAATGCAGAAGGGTTAGAGGCACCTTATGTATTTGATTATTCTTTTGAGGTATTAAATCTTATACAACCATTACCAAAGGAAACTAATACTCAAATAGAAATTTGGCAACATCCATATGCGGTTGCTAGATATTATGATATTCCAAAGGAAGAGTTATTTACAGAAAGACATTTCAATTATTTAAGAGAAAGTTTAGAAGAGTATCGTGATATGGGGGGGAAAGGAGTTATTGCTCATATAGTTGAAGAGGCATGGAATCATCAATCTTATGATAGTGATCCATCAATGGTAAAATGGACTAAAAAATCAAATGGAAATTTTAAATTTGACTATACTGATTTTGATAGATGGATTCAATTTAACATTGATTTAGGAGTAATAAATCCTAAAGATGGAGTTGGACAAATTAAGTGTTATAGTATAGTTCCTTGGAATAATAGAATTGAATATTATAATGAAGTAACAGGAAGTAAAGAATCTATAAGCCCAACACCAGGAACATCTGAATGGAGAATACCATGGACTGAATTTTTAAGAGATTTCATGAAGCATCTTGAAGAAAAAGGGTGGTTTAAGATCACATATATATCTATGGATGAAAGAAATATGAATGATTTAAGAGCAAGTGTTGAATTAATTGAAAGTATAAAAAATACTAATGGAGAGTCTTTTAAAATATCTTCAGCTATGAATTATCAAAGTGGAAGTGATTACTCATTCTTAGATAGAATAGATGATATATCAATAGGACTATCCCATATAAATCATGATTTAGAAGATATGAGGAATATGGCTAAGCATAGACAAGAAAGGGGGTTGTTAACTACTATATATACATGTACAGGGGATTACCCAAGTAGCTTTACAATTAGTGATTCATCAGAAAGTGCGTGGACAATGTGGTATTCACTTTCACAAAATACAGATGGATTTATGCGTTGGTCTTGGGATGGATGGGTTGAGAATCCATTAGAAAATGTATCATATAAGTATTGGGAACCTGGAGACCCATGGTTTATATATCCAGCAGAAAAGAATAGTGATTCAAAAACTTTTTATTCTACTCCTAGATATGAAAGATTAAAAGAAGGTATTAGAGATATAAATAAAGCTAAATACCTTATGGAAAACTCATTAGAGTTAAAGAGACAAGTTGAAACTTTAGTACAATCTTTAAGAAGACCTAACAAAGGTAATAACAGTTATGGTTCAGCGGTAGCAGCAACAGAGATGGATCGTGAATTAACTAATAATGAAGTTAAGAGAATACGTGATGGAGTAAATAAACTTGCAAAACAATATATAAAATCTAAATGA
- a CDS encoding TcaA 3rd/4th domain-containing protein, whose protein sequence is MNNNLSRVRELKEIKKEPKTNLQILLAIILGVIVVFTTLKVIQKVVYPPEKIVEDFRAAMVNEDVEGVKNVIKVYDKRVEVNDENVKVLINYFKENKDELTSICNSLNNKNLRNKRENPIYLDKETGFSRLLGKHKVIINPIFIKVSSKINNTEIFINDKKQCTINKDETQEFGPLMPGKYDISAKYSTDYIETQDKVTIDRIKKFNDRSNYTMFKDIKKVILYTHLETAEIIVNGKDTGKTVKEINKILSPVNKDTKVQLKMMVDGKEVITDEEVVGDNDYIYFGELKNS, encoded by the coding sequence ATGAATAATAATCTATCAAGAGTAAGGGAACTTAAAGAAATAAAAAAGGAGCCAAAAACTAATTTACAAATATTATTAGCAATAATTCTTGGCGTGATAGTTGTTTTTACAACTTTAAAAGTAATTCAAAAGGTAGTTTATCCACCAGAAAAAATAGTAGAAGATTTTAGAGCAGCTATGGTTAATGAAGATGTAGAGGGAGTAAAGAATGTAATTAAGGTTTATGATAAGAGAGTAGAAGTTAACGATGAAAATGTAAAGGTATTAATAAATTATTTTAAAGAAAATAAAGATGAGTTAACTTCAATTTGTAATAGTTTAAACAATAAGAATTTAAGAAATAAAAGAGAAAATCCAATTTATTTAGATAAAGAAACAGGTTTTAGTAGATTACTTGGAAAACATAAAGTAATTATAAATCCAATTTTTATAAAGGTATCTTCAAAAATAAATAATACTGAAATTTTTATTAATGATAAAAAGCAATGCACTATAAATAAAGATGAAACTCAAGAGTTTGGACCACTTATGCCAGGTAAGTATGATATAAGTGCAAAATATTCAACAGATTATATAGAAACACAAGACAAGGTAACTATAGACAGAATAAAAAAATTTAATGATAGAAGTAATTATACTATGTTCAAAGATATAAAAAAGGTAATTTTATATACTCATTTAGAAACAGCTGAAATTATAGTTAATGGGAAAGATACAGGAAAAACTGTTAAAGAAATAAATAAAATTTTATCACCAGTAAATAAAGATACAAAAGTACAATTAAAAATGATGGTAGATGGAAAAGAAGTTATTACAGATGAAGAAGTAGTTGGAGATAATGATTATATATATTTTGGAGAGCTAAAAAATAGTTAA
- a CDS encoding DUF2207 domain-containing protein, producing the protein MKKLLTVLTFLFIFAFPTVISASTKEYTIDKLNVQAEILSNGDVNVIEAIGYNFSGDFKGIYRHLKLDGTPEYEISEVYALDKNGNKQILTEGYNQTNYTYEVNNNGDYKEIKIFCPSSNEEKTFFFKYTIKEAAKKYTDLGELYWNFYTVEDVPSIKEGSLALSLKDSSFNASDFNYKVFGDGDFETNYDDNSVSINFKNLTSLIGIQLDFQKDFLSSASEINMTTKEAAEKLPSLSDDDTKPVLFIVLFIILGIGIIFLGLFINNKKFKRELSKYRSKFTFLPNEIYVEAPKVISPALVNLLINEKLVSKNMLTPTLFYLVKKGYYTISETTYYPKKNSKKSKEDLIFTRVLSKGFPKENHLIFLIDWFSKYEVNNSFSLQGIKNKLKFEEESLNFINKLNEWIVEVEEDAESYHFFTTICGKKVLRNKYYNEQLKWLSYKNYLLNLNIENSTANKDLTKIDEPLIYAEALDIDYKSIKSLIDIISDESKVHSDSISESSYLYCNNYFLYTLLVNDINGNAHSNLNNSTDSSFSGFSSGSNFTGGGGGGSGAF; encoded by the coding sequence GTGAAAAAGCTACTTACAGTATTAACCTTTCTTTTCATATTTGCATTTCCTACTGTTATTTCAGCATCTACAAAAGAATATACTATCGATAAATTAAATGTTCAAGCTGAAATACTTTCTAACGGCGATGTAAATGTTATCGAAGCTATTGGTTATAACTTTTCTGGTGATTTTAAGGGGATTTATCGTCATTTAAAATTAGACGGTACACCAGAATACGAAATTTCTGAAGTTTACGCTTTAGACAAAAACGGCAATAAGCAAATTTTAACTGAGGGCTATAATCAAACTAACTATACTTATGAAGTAAATAACAATGGAGACTATAAAGAAATTAAGATTTTTTGTCCTAGCTCTAATGAAGAAAAAACCTTTTTCTTTAAATATACAATTAAAGAAGCTGCAAAAAAATATACTGATTTAGGTGAACTTTACTGGAATTTCTATACAGTTGAAGATGTTCCTAGTATTAAAGAAGGTTCCCTTGCACTTTCATTAAAAGATAGTTCTTTTAATGCTTCTGATTTTAATTACAAGGTTTTTGGAGATGGAGATTTTGAAACTAACTATGATGATAATTCTGTTTCAATAAATTTTAAAAATCTCACTTCCTTAATAGGAATACAGTTAGACTTTCAAAAAGATTTTCTTTCCTCTGCTTCTGAAATAAATATGACTACTAAAGAAGCAGCTGAAAAATTACCTTCTCTATCTGATGATGATACTAAACCAGTACTTTTTATAGTATTATTTATTATTCTTGGTATAGGAATTATTTTCCTTGGTTTATTTATTAATAATAAAAAATTCAAAAGAGAATTATCTAAATATAGGAGTAAGTTCACATTTTTACCTAACGAAATATATGTAGAAGCTCCTAAGGTTATCTCTCCTGCTCTTGTTAACTTATTAATAAATGAAAAATTAGTTTCTAAAAACATGCTTACTCCAACACTTTTTTATTTAGTTAAAAAAGGTTATTATACAATTTCAGAAACTACTTATTATCCTAAAAAGAATTCTAAAAAGTCAAAGGAAGATTTAATATTTACTAGAGTTTTATCAAAGGGATTCCCTAAAGAAAATCATTTAATATTCCTTATTGATTGGTTTTCTAAATATGAAGTTAATAATAGCTTCTCTTTACAGGGAATAAAAAATAAACTTAAATTCGAAGAAGAATCATTAAACTTTATAAATAAGCTTAATGAGTGGATTGTAGAGGTTGAAGAAGATGCTGAATCTTATCATTTCTTCACCACTATATGTGGAAAAAAAGTTCTTAGAAATAAATATTATAATGAGCAATTAAAATGGCTTTCATACAAAAACTATTTACTTAATCTAAACATAGAAAATTCTACTGCTAATAAAGATTTAACCAAAATAGATGAACCTTTAATTTATGCAGAAGCTTTAGATATTGATTATAAATCTATAAAATCTCTTATAGATATTATATCAGATGAGTCAAAAGTACATTCAGATTCTATTTCTGAATCATCTTATTTATATTGTAATAATTATTTCCTTTATACTTTATTAGTTAATGATATAAACGGAAATGCTCATTCAAATTTAAATAACTCAACAGATTCTAGTTTTAGTGGCTTTTCTAGCGGTTCTAACTTCACTGGTGGTGGTGGAGGAGGTTCAGGAGCCTTCTAA
- a CDS encoding DUF4139 domain-containing protein, translated as MFIKSYNSQTKELTLSIYNNDVALINEVRDISKAKLNSTIEYSDISKLIYENSVIIQGAEVSQINFNYKCYNDNNSKNKETICSKCLNTFIDAITIEAKSINSTDIRLYYLSGGIKWTSSYTLILKSQKLDLEAWINISNKSGISYNHANLKCIAGDVNISSSTSTPYSKTSYVASSSSENTSLENLEDYYIYNLKGLYNLENNSTKRIKSFLAEDISYSTLYDFGYYNNSADILIEFENTQSNNLGTPMPSGVINVYTTSGKTLAFLGSDSIKNTSIDENLSLNIGKAFDITCERKIIDYQKYDTYEFKEIELIISNAKNEEVPIKICYPIFAPWESTSSTENYSKDNNGNPCFMVNVSANDKKSIFFTYKVKIS; from the coding sequence ATGTTTATAAAATCTTATAATAGTCAAACCAAAGAACTTACTTTAAGCATCTATAATAATGATGTGGCTTTAATAAATGAAGTTAGAGATATATCTAAAGCAAAATTAAATAGCACTATTGAATACTCTGATATAAGTAAACTTATTTATGAAAATTCAGTAATAATTCAAGGTGCTGAAGTTTCTCAAATTAATTTTAACTATAAATGTTATAATGATAATAACTCCAAAAATAAAGAAACTATTTGTAGTAAATGCTTAAATACCTTTATAGATGCTATTACTATAGAAGCCAAAAGTATAAATTCTACTGATATTAGATTATATTATTTATCAGGTGGTATTAAATGGACTAGTAGCTATACACTTATATTAAAAAGTCAAAAATTAGATTTAGAAGCTTGGATTAATATTTCAAATAAATCTGGTATATCTTATAATCATGCAAATTTAAAATGTATAGCTGGAGATGTTAATATAAGTTCTTCTACCTCTACTCCCTATTCTAAAACCTCTTATGTAGCTTCTTCTTCAAGTGAAAATACATCCTTAGAAAATCTGGAGGACTATTATATTTATAATTTAAAGGGACTTTATAACCTTGAAAATAATTCCACTAAAAGAATTAAAAGTTTTCTAGCTGAAGATATTAGCTATTCTACCTTATATGACTTTGGATATTATAATAATAGTGCAGATATATTAATTGAATTTGAAAATACACAAAGTAATAATTTAGGAACTCCCATGCCTTCTGGAGTTATAAATGTTTATACTACTTCTGGTAAAACCTTAGCTTTTTTAGGAAGTGACAGTATAAAAAATACTTCTATAGATGAAAACTTAAGTTTGAATATAGGAAAGGCCTTTGATATTACTTGTGAACGGAAAATTATAGATTATCAAAAATATGACACCTACGAATTTAAAGAAATTGAGCTTATAATTAGTAATGCTAAAAATGAAGAAGTTCCAATAAAAATTTGTTATCCTATTTTTGCTCCTTGGGAAAGTACTTCCTCTACTGAAAATTATTCTAAAGATAATAATGGTAATCCTTGTTTTATGGTTAATGTTAGTGCTAATGATAAAAAAAGTATATTCTTTACCTACAAAGTAAAGATTTCTTAA